The DNA region TAGAGGTCGGCCGTGCCGTGGAACTGGATCGTCTGCCCGACGATACCGACCCCGGGGCCAGCCCCTGTGTTCACCAGGAGATAGCCCTCCGCCAGCACACCCGGTGTGTCCTTGAGCCCAAGGAGCCTCGAGAGCTGCGGATCTGGCCGCATCGCGATGAGGTTCCCGCCGGCGTTCACCCAGCTCGTGAGCATCGCCACCTGCGCCCCGGTCAGCGCCATCTCGCCAAGCACGGCGACGTCGTATGCCGCCAGCGTCGCGGCGTTGAGCGAGCCGATCTCCGCGACGGCGAAGGCGTTCAGCCCCTCGGCACGGAGAATCTCGGCGTAGTAGCGCGTGAACGGGTTCGCCGGCGAGGTGACAACGAGCACGGGACCGCCCGGTCCCTGATCAGGGTTCGGCTGTGCATGAGCGACGCTCGCGGTCAGTACGAGGAGGGAGAGAGTTCGCAGTATCCGCATTGCAGGCGTCATCGTAGCCCTTTACCGGCAAGCCGACAGGCCGCGTTGAGGGCTGCAGGCCGCGACGTTCTGGGCCTAACTCCCGACGCGGATACCGACGAGCCGGGTCTCGGTCGTGGTGCCAATGGTGGCAGTGACTTCGATCACGTAGTCGCCTGGCGCCAGCGGCGCGAGCAGCGCGTCGAGTCCCAGCATCAGACGCCCGTCCACCTCACGCTCGGTCAGCGTGATATTGACCGCGATCGGCTGGCCGTTGCGGCCAAGCAGGCGCGCTTCTCGCCGATCCAGTGGCCCGGTGATGGGCCAGTCCACATGCACGCGTTCCGTCCGGCGGAAATCGAAACCCGCCACCGGCAGCAGCGGAGAGCGCGACGAGGGGGTGGCGCGATAGATCAGTGGGCCGCCGATCACGGCGCCGGTATCGCGCGTCACATCCGTCCGCGCGAGAAACGTCAGCGGCACCGCGCGGAGCATCACCGAGACATTGGCCTGGGTGGTCCCTGGCGGCACGTCCATGACGACGACCCCACCGCGTGACGTGGCCATTACTCCGACCTGCCCCTTGGCCAGTTCCGCTCCACCGGCGCCGGTGACCGTCACATCAAGCGTGCCGCCACGCTGCAACGCCCCGCGCTCCAGTTGCGGGCCACTGACCTCGGCCACCACCGTCAGCTTCCCCGTCGGCCCTGCTCCCAGCGTCGCATGGACAAATAGCTCCGACGATGGACGAATGCGCGAGAGCGCATCAAGCGCCGCCTCAACCGGCGACGGGCCTGTGGGCCCAGCAGGAGCAGACGCCGCCGCAGATCGGGCCGAGCGCTCGGCTTCGGTGGGCGCCGTGTAGCCGCGACGCGCCTTCACGTCGATGCCCGGCTGCTTCACCTTCACCGAAATCCGGCGCGCCTTGCCATCAAACTTGCGGTTCGACGAGTAGTAACCCAACAAGTAATACGCCTTGAGCTGATCGCTGACGCGCAACAACCCCGCCTTCAAGTCGTTGGTGTTCACCACGGCCAGTCCGTCGGTGTTCTCCGCCAGCGTCTGCATCGACGAACTTCGGTTGCTGATGTTCTCGCTGTTCTGACGGAGCACGGAGTCGCCGATATTTCCGGTCCCCATCAGCCGCTGTGAGATAGGCACATCAAACGTCGCGAGTCCCGCGGGGTTCACAGGGTAAAACGTCACGTTCGATCGGTTGGCTCTCGCCATGATTTCGCGGAAGCGTGACTGCAGATTGATGTTGGCGTACCGCACCAGATACTGATCACACACCGGCGGCCGCTGCCGGCCTGTCAACCCCATCAATCCGCCGTCGTCGTTAAAAAGCCGCCACCCTTCGGTGAAAAGGATGACGGACGTGCGGCCTTCGCGAATCTGACCGAGGTAGATGACGAAGTCCTCGAGATGCTGGAGCGTCTGCTCTTCGCGCGCTCTGTCGATGATCACGTCAGCCGCGGGACGCATCGACGAGCCATCACGAATCCATCCCTCCCGCCCCTGGTTATCGGCAGGGAAACACTGCTCGATCTCCTGCTCAGCCGGCGTCCGGACCAGCGAGTTCCGGGTGCCCCAGGCCCAGTGGCGCGTCAGCATGCCTTCAGCCGACACCAGCTTGCGGGCAAACGCCATAGTGTGCGGCGGCTGGTTCGGCGTGGTGACCGCAAAGAGGTCGTTCTCACCAATCAGCGCGTTCAGCATCGTCACCAGCGGCCCGCGCGTGGCGCGCGCGCCTTCGATCGACACATGGGGCACATCGAGATACACGACAAAGGCACGTGTGCGGGCATCGGCCGCGATCAGCATCGACTCCCGCACCGTGTTCGGGTCGCGTCTGGCGGCTTCGGCCGGCACCTCGGTGCCGGTGATGAACTCGAAGTTTTCGATCGCTTGCGGCTGCCCGTCTTCTTCCACGGTAAAGTCCGCGGCCGTCAGCCCCTCAACCACTTTGCCGTCGCGCAGCGGATACGCGTCAACGGTCACAAAATGCGCATCCGACCGAAATACCGGGAGTTGCTGTGTGGGCTGCTGCGCGGCCACTGGCACAAGCAGACCGAGTGCCGCTGCAAGCAACACGGCAACTAACAGACCTTGGCGAAGCATGGCCTACGGTACCACCCGGAATGCCACGAGCGCGACCTTTGAACCGGACGCAGACGATACCCGCAACTCCACCACGTAGTCGCCCGGCGCGAGGGGGCCGAGCGCCGCATCGGCGACGATCAACGGGCCGGACGCACCGGCGCGTTCGGTGAGCGTCACCGCCACAGCCAGCGGCTGACCGTTGCGCCCGAGTAGACGGGCAGATCGTTCGGTCAACGGCTCATGCACCGGCCACTCCACGTGCAGCCGTTCCTGGCGGGTAAAGGCAGGCGCCGTGACGGGCACGATCGGCGAGCGCGGCGACGGCGTGGCCCGGAACACGGCCGGCACACCAAGCACCGGCGCAGCATCGGCTTTCAGATAGCGGCTCACATTGAACGTGCGGTCATCGGCCGAACGGAGTCCCGACAACACATCGAGCGCCAGTTGAACCGGCGAGGGCCCTGACGCGGCAACAGGGTTGGCCCGCGCGATCCGTTCCTCTTCGGTCGGCGCCCGGTAACTGCGCCGCGCCCGCACTTCGAGGTCGCCCGCCTTCACGCGGATGCGGCGCACGCGACCGTCGAACGTGCGATTTGTCGAGTAGTAACCCAGCAGATAAAACGACCGTAGTTCCTCGGTGACGCGACGCAGGCCGGCGCGCAGGTCGTTGTTCCCCACGACGGCCACACCGTCGGTGTTGTCAGCGAGTGTGCGCAAGCCGTCAGACCTGGTGGTCACGCGCTCGAAGTCGTCGCCCATCGATGAGTTTGCATTCGGCGCCAGGACCACGACCTCAGACGCCGGACTGTCAAACACCACCAACCCAGCCGGATTCACGGGAAAGAAGGACACGTTGCGGCTGTTCGCTCTCTGGATCAGCTCCCGCATCCGCGCGCGCGGGTCTTCGCGGGCAATTCGTTGCCCCATCAGGATGCACGCGCCGCGATGACCCTCCGTCACGGTGTCAAACATTGTCAGACGCCCCCCGACGTTCGCGGGCGCAGGAGGCTGCATCCCCTGGGTGTCTTCGATTTCCCGGATCAGCGCCGGGTCCGGAGGTTGCAGGCGCCAGCCCTCCGTGACAATCACAATGGACGTCTGCCCTTCGCGGAGATGGCCGGCATACTCAACCAGATCATCAAGGTGATCCAGCACTTTCAGCTCGCGGTGGCGCTCGATGATCACGTCGGGCAGCTTGCGCATGCGGGCGCCGTCCTGCACCACCCGTTCCACCGGCCCCTGCTGCGTGAGTTTGTACGCGAAGCAATCGACGATGCCGCGTTCGTCTTCGTCTTTCAATGCGCTGTCGCGCGTGCCCCAGGCCCAGTAGCGGCTGAGCATGTCGTCGGTCGTGACGACCTTGCGTCCGAAGGTCAGCGTGCCGGGCGTGTGTTTGGTGGTGGTGACGCCGAACAGATCGTTGGGCGACAGCATCTGGTTCAGCATCTGGACCAGAGGCACCCGTATGCGGTGGGCCCCGGCCACCGAGACGTGATCGATGTCGAGGTCTACGATGAAGGCACGGTTGCGCGGGTCGGCCACCAGCGCACGAGACTCGGCCAGCGAATTCGGATCGCGCCTGGCACTCTCGGGTTCCGCCGCCCCGCCGGCGACGAACTCGAATGTGTCGATGGCCTGTGCCACGCCTTCTTCAGTGATGGCGAAGTCGGCGGCCGTCAGTCCTTCAACGACCTTCCCGTCTCGCAAGGGATACGCGTCAACGATGACAAACTGCGCGTCGGAGCGAAAAACGGGGCGCTGTTGGGCCAGCGGAGCGTGCACGACCGCCGCGCACACGATGGACACCAGACCGAGTCGAACGGCCGTTCTGAACATGGCACCTCACCCGGACGCTGGCGCCACCCAGATTACATCAAGGTCCTACCCGGCAACAGCCAGCAGTTGAATCTCAAAGATCAGCGTCGCGTTCCCTGGAATGACGTTTCCGGAACCGGCGGCCCCGTACCCAAGCTCGGGCGGAATAATGAGGAGGCGCTTTCCGCCCACCTTCATGCCCGGCAGGCCCTGATGCCAGCCCTGAATCACGGACGTGACGCCGATAGTGAACTCGTACCCGAGCCCGGCGATGTTGGCGTCGAACTGAGTGCCTTTGTTATCGGTGGCAGTGGTCGAATACAGCCACCCCGTGTAATAGACCCGAACGGTCTTGCCCGTGGCCGCCGTCGAACCGGTCCCAACCGTGATGTCGGTCGCCGAAAACGGAATGCCGAGGCTCGGGGCCAGCGGATTGTCGTCGCCACAGCCCGCAGCAAGCAGCAGGCCGGAGAACAAGAGAACATTCGCAAATTTCATAATCCCTGACATTCTAGCCATTCCGCCATTCGGCCATTGCAGACATTTCGCCATTTCGGTCATTTGTGACATTTCGCCATTAAGACCGGCCCGCTGGTACAATGGCCGGTTGATGATCTCTGTCGCCAATGTTTCCATGCGTTATGGCTCGAAGGTGCTCTTCGATGACGTGACCACCACGTTCTCGCCGGGCCGCCGGTACGGCCTGACCGGCCCCAACGGGTCGGGCAAGTCCACCTTCATGAAGCTCCTGACCGGTGAGCTGACACCCCAGAAGGGGTCGGTCTCGCGGCCACCCAAGCTCGGCGTCCTCTCCCAGGACCAGTTCGCCTACGACGCCTTCCGCGTGGTGGACACGGTCATCATGGGCAACAAGCGCCTGTGGGACACCCTCCAGGAACGCGAGCGCCTCTACAACCTGCCGTCGATGACCGACGCCCAGGGCATGCGCCTCGGCGAACTCGAGGGCATCGTCGGCGAAGAAGACGGGTATTCAGCCGAAAGCGACGCAGCTGTGCTGCTGCAGGGCCTCGACATTCCCAACGAGGTGCACGAACGCACCATGGCGGAGCTGCAAGGCGGCCAGAAGGTGCGTGTGCTGCTGGCGCAGGCGCTGTTCGGCAACCCGCAGGCCCTGCTGCTCGACGAACCGACGAACCATCTGGACCTCGACTCGATCCACTGGCTCGAAACCTTCCTCGAGCGTTACGACGGCACGCTGATCGTGATCTCGCACGATCGCCACTTCCTGAACGCGGTGTGTACGCACACGGCGGACATCGACTACCAGACGATCATCACCTACACCGGCGGCTACGACGACATGGTGCTGGCCAAGATGCAGATCCGCTCGCGCATTGAAAGCGAAAACGCGCAACGCGAAAAGAAGATCGACCAGCTCAACGACTTCATCGCCCGATTTTCGGCCGGCACCCGCGCGTCGCAGGTGGCCTCGCGACGCAAGGAAGTGGAACGGCTCCAGACAACGGACCTGGCGCGATCGAACATCCAACGTCCGTACATCAAGTTCACCATGAACCGGCCATCGGGTCGCGTCGCCCTGGAGTTCGAGCATGTGCGCAAGGCTCACGGCTCACTCAAGGTCATCAAGGACTTCAGCGCGGTTGTGACGCGCGGCGAGAAGATTGTGCTGGTGGGCCGTAACGGCGTGGGCAAAACCACCATGCTCAAGGCGCTTCTGGCGGAGGGGCCTGGTCAGCCGGCGTCACCGGATGACATTGACAGCGGCATGGTTCGCTGGGGGCACGAGGCATCGATCGGGTACTTCTCACAGGACCACACCGGCGCCATCCAAAAGGGAATGACTGCCGTGGAGTGGCTCCATCAATTCGACCCCGATCTGTCGCGACAGGACATCCACGGTCTACTGGGCCAGATGCTGTTCCGCGGCGAGGAAGGGCTCAAACCCACCGAAGCGCTCTCGGGCGGCGAGACGGCGCGGCTCCTGTTCTGCCGAATCATGCTGCAGAAGCCCAACGTTCTGGTCTTCGACGAACCCACCAACCACCTGGACCTCGAGTCCATCAACGCCCTCAACGTGGGCTTGCAGAAGTTTGAGGGCACCGTGCTGCTGGTCACCCATGACCAGGACCTGCTCGAAGAAGTGGGCACGCGTGTCTGGAACTTCGCCAACGGCGAGATCGAGGACTTTAAAGGACCGCATGAGGAGTTTGAAGCGGTCCTCGCGCAGCGATGACATTCGGGCATTCCCGCCATTCGGGCATTGCAGACATTTCGCCATTTGTGACATTTCGGCCATTTCGCCATTACGCGCAGAGACCGTACCGCGCCAACCTTTCATGCGCGTCTTCCGTCTATGTCTCTGTCACCTATGGCACAGACAGATATCCTCGACCGCGAGCTGAAAAAGGGCTCGGCTGAACTCCTGATTCTTTCGCTCGTGGAGGCCCGAGCCCGGCACGGGTACGAGATCAGCAAGCTGATCGAGTCGCGCTCCCAGGGCCAGCTGAAGTTCCACATCGCGTCCCTGTATCCCCTCCTCTACCGCCTCGAAGAGCGCGGCTGGATTACCGGCACCTGGCTTGAGAAAGCCGGTGAGCGCCGCCGGCGCTTTTATCGGCTGACGCCGATCGGGCGCAAGATCCTGGTGGCTCAGCGTGCCACCTGGAAGGCCTTTGTTGAATCCGTCGCACGCATCACGGAAGGCGAACATGCCTGAAGCCACTCCGACCTGGACCGCCGATATCCGCGCGCGCCTCTTATCCCTGGCCTTGGCGCCCGAGCGCGAGGCCGAGATCGTCGAAGAGCTTTCGCTCCACCTCGACGAACGGTATCGCGAGCTTGTCAACGAGGGCCTGAGCCCGGCAGACGCCCGGATGACCGCGCTGGCAGACCTCCGGGAACCCGATTTGCTGGCGCGATACATGCGGCCCCTGCGGCAGTCGTCCTCTCCCACTCCGATGGTACCTGGAGAGCCCCGCCGGGCGTGGTTCGGCGACCTGTGGCGCGACCTTCGGTACGCCGCGCGAGTACTTCGGCGCCAGCCGGGCTTCACCACCGCCGCCATCCTCACACTCGCCCTCGGCATTGGCGCCAACACGGCGGTGTTCAGCGTGATCCAGCACGTTCTGCTGTCGCCACTGCCCTACAGCGAACCCGATCGAGTGGGTGTGATCTGGAGCAAGTGGACGGGCTACGACAAGACCTGGGTGTCAGACGCAGAAGTGCGCGACTACCAGACCCGCGCAAGTGTGTTCGAGGCCGTCGGCGCGTGGTCGGTCGGCCAGGCGAACCTGAACGGCGAGGGGGAGCCTGCGCGCGTGGGAGGTGCGGCGGTCACAGCCAACCTGTTCGACGTGCTCGGCGTGAAGCCCCTGCTGGGACGGACGTTCACGCCGGACGAAGTCACCGATGCGGGCACGGCAGCCGTCGTCCTCAGTTATTCGCTGTGGCAAAGCCGGTACGGCGGCGACCCTGCCATTCTGGGCCGAACCATCCTCATCAACGGAACAGCCACGCCGGTCGTGGGTGTGATGCCAGAGCGGTTCCGATTGCCAACTGACTACGTGCAGGATGCCGAAGAGCCCACCGTCCTCTGGACGCCGTACCTGCTGGCGAACGACAACCGCGGCAGCCACGGCCTTCACGCCGCCGCCCGCCTCAAGCCCGGCGTCACGATGGCCCAGGCGAATGCCGACCTGCTCAACATCACCACCGCGCTGAGGAAGGAAGGCCTGTACCCCGCCGGCTTCGACTTCTCCGCGTTCATTGTCAGCACCACCGATGAAGCGTTTGCCACGGTGCGGCAGCCGCTGTGGCTGGTATTCGGCGCCGTCGGGTGCCTCCTGCTCATCGCCTGCGCCAATGTCGCCAACCTCCTGCTGGTCAGGGCCGAGTCCCGAGCCCGTGAACTCGCCGTGCGAAGCGCGCTGGGAGCGGACCGGTTCCGTCTGGTGCGCCAGTTGCTGGGCGAAGGACTTTGGCTCGCCGTCGGCGCAGCAGTGATCGGTGTCGGCATCGCGTTCGCGGCGGTCAAAGTCATCGGCCTCTCGGGCCTCGCGGGTGTGCCCCGCGCCCAGGAGATCACGCTGGATGCACCGGTTCTTCTATTTTCCGTGGCACTCACCATGGTGACGCTGCTCGTGTTCAGCCTGGCGCCGGCGCTGCGCGCGGCACGGGTGGACCTGACGGATGCGCTCAAGGACGGGTCGCAAAGTGCGACGACCGGCGGCCAGCGGCTGCGGATGCGTCACGCACTGGTGGTTGGCGAAACGGCGATGGCGGTGATCCTGCTGGTCGGCGCGTTGCTCCTCACCCGAAGCATCTGGCAACTGCAGAAGATTGACCTCGGCTTCAACCCGAATGGCGTGCTCACGATGCGCCTGTCGTTGCCTGCGAGCGTGTACGACACACCGGAGAAGGTCGTCGGATTCTACGACCAGCTGCTGCGCGAGGCGCGCGCCACACCCGGTGTGTCGGAGGCGGGCCTCATGCGTGTGCTGCCGCTGGCTGCTCTCATCGGCGACTGGGGCCTGCGCGTGGATGGCTATACGCCTCAGCCCGGCGTTGGCACGCCCGGCGACTGGCAGGTGGCCTCGGACGGCGCACTTGCCGCGCTGGGCGAACGGCTCGTCGAGGGCCGCGACCTGGCACCGGGCGACACGATCGGCACCGAGCAAGTCGCGCTCGTGAACGTCGCGATGGCGCGCAAGTACTGGGAGGGCCGCAACGCGGTCGGCGGTCGATTCAAGATGGGTGGCAATCCCCACGCCCCCTGGATCACCGTCGTCGGCATCGTTGACAACGTCACGCACAACGGCATCACCACGAACATCAAACCCAAGTTCTATCGACCCGTCGGACAGTTCCACCAATCCGTCCCCGGCGGATCGCCTGCGCGCAACATGACGTTGATCGTGAGGACCGCGGGCGAGCCGATGGCCCTGGCGCGTCCGCTGCGCGATCGCATTCGTCGTATCGATCCGCTGTTGCCCGTCGCGGCCATTCGCACGATGGACGAAGTGGTGGGGACTTCGATCGCGACGCCGCGACTGACGGGACGCGTGCTGCTGCTCTTTGCCGCGCTCGCGCTGCTCCTGGCCGGCATCGGCATCTACAGCGTCTTGTCCTATGTCGTGAACCTGCGGCGCCAGGAGATCGGCATTCGGCTCGCCATCGGCGCAGCGCCCTCGCAAGTCCGCGGCCAGGTGCTGGCCAGCGGAATGCGGCTCACGCTGATCGGCGTCGCGCTCGGACTGCTGCTCGCCGCAGCGGTCACGCCGTTCCTCGCGCCCCTGCTGCACGAGGTCGGGCCCACCGACACGGTCACGTTCGCGGCGGTTGCCGGCGTGTTACTCGTCGTGGCCGCCGCCGCGTCACTCGTGCCCGCATGGCGGGCATCCCGAGTGGATCCGCTCACTGCCCTGCGGCAGTGACGTCCTACGACGGATCACAGGAGCACACGGAGATAAGGAGGCTTCTGCGGTCACGACGAATCACAGGAGGACACGGAGACAAGGAGGCTTCTGCGGTCACGACGGATCACAGGAGCGCACGGAGACAGGGAGCTTCTTTGAATCCTATGATCCGGCGTAACCCGAGGACTCCCGCCCTCCTTTTCTCCTGTAATCCGTCGTCCCTCCCCATCTCCTCAGCTCCTGTTATCCGTCGTGGCGGAGCGCGACGATCGGATCAACGCGCGCCGCCCGGAGTGCCGGGACCAGCGCGGCGAGAAGACCGGTGAAGACCAACAGCCCGCCGGCAGCAGCAAACACGACAGGGTCGTGCGGCGTGACGCCAAACAGGAACGACTGAACCAGGCCCGCGGCCGCCCATGCCCCGGCGAGACCCAGGAACAGCCCTCCGAGCATCACCACAGACGCCCGGCCGAGGACCATCGCCATCACCCGATGTGGCATGGCGCCGAGCGCCATGCGCACGCCAATCTCCTGAGTCTGCTGGGCCACTGCGTACGCCATGACGCCGTAGATGCCCGCACTCGCGATGACGAGCGCGAGTGCACCAAATGCCCCGACGAGCAGCATGTTGAATCGGCGCTGCTCCGTTTGGGCGCGCAGGGACTCTTCCAGGGACTCCTGGTGCACCGGCACCCCCGGTACCGACGCCAGCACCGCGGCTCGAATCGCGGACGCGGTGGCGCCCGATGTGTCGCGCGTGCGCGTGAGCACGCTCGCACCAATCGACGGCTCTTGCGCCAGGGCAAAATACACACCGGGACTGATGGGTTCTTCCGGGCCCACCAGGTGAACGTTACCCACCACGCCAATGACCACGCGTTCGACTTTGTCGATCGCAATCCGCTGTCCTACCGGGTCAGCGCCGGCAAAGTATCGAGCGGCCGCTTCCTCATTCACCACCGCCACAGCAGGCGCTCCGGCACCATCGCGCCCGTCGATCACACGCCCCCGGCGGAGCGGTTGCCGCACAACGTCGAAGTATCCTGGTGAGACTTCCTGAATCTGTACCTGATCCTCTTCGCGCGTAAACTCACGGCCCCCGACGACGGCCAACAAGTTCGTTTTATAACTCCCCGACAGTGGAGAACCACCCGCCACTGCCGCCGCGGCCTCAACGCCGGGAAGCGCCTGCACGCGGGCCATGACGTCGGCGAGCGCCGTAGTCGAGCGTGCGCGCGCGTCCGCCAAACCGGCGTCGTCGAGTTGGGTGATGCGGGGATTCACGTTGGTCGACAACACATCACGGTGATCAATGCCGAGATCGACGGTCACGAGCCGGATGAAACTTGAGACAAAGAGTCCCGCACCGACGACAAGCATGACCGCGAGCGCCACCTCGGCCACCACGAGGGCCGAGCGCACGCGGTGTTTCATCCGGCCTCCGGTGGCTGACCGTCCACCATCCCGAAGCGATGCCTGCAGGTTTGGTCGCGACAATTGCAGCGCGGGAATCACCCCACAAAGAAGGCCCGTCACGACCGCCGCCATCGCGGCCACGAGAAGGACGCGTAAATCCAGACCAACAGTCGCGAGCCGGGGCAGGTCGTCCGGTATCGAGGCGCGCAGCACGCTCACGCCCCACAGCGCGATGAGCAGTGCCACCGCGAGTCCGGCGATCGACAACACCAGACTCTCCACCAACAAACTTCGAGCGATGCGCCACCGGCTGGCCCCAAGGGCGGCACGCACCGACATCTCCCTCGATCGATTCGCGGCTCTGACCAGCATCAGGTTGGCCACGTTGGCGCAGGCGATCAGGAGAACGCAGCCCACGGCACCCAGGAGCAACACCATCCAGTTCCGCGTGCGTCCGACCGTGGCCTCATGCAGTGGCGCTGCGGCCCAGGTCCTGTCCTCAAACCAGTCTGGATACTTCGCTTCGAGGGCAGACGTGATTCTCTCCATCTCACCCCGTACCTGCTCCATCGTCGTGCCGTCTTTAAGGCGCCCCACCACGCGCAAGCTGTATGTACGCCCCGTCTGGTTTCGGTTTCGAATGCGCTCCCTGGCGGTTGGCGCGTAGGGCGCGACGATGTCGGTGGGTTTGAGGGCGCCGACGGGATACGCGAAGTGTGCGGGCAGCACGCCGACGATTTGCCACACACCGCTGTCGAACGTCATGGTCTTGCCGACGATGCCGGGATCGGCATCAAAGCGGCGCCGCCAGAGGCTGTCGCTGATCAGGAGGACCCGATCGCGCCCCTCTGTTTCGTTGTCTGCCGTGAAGGCCTGCCCTCGTTGCGGTCGCACCCGCAAGACGTCGAACAGACTGGCCGTGGCACGAATCGCCGTCAGATCCTCGGGTTCGCCGCTGTCTCGCACCGTAAAGCCCCGCCCGCCCACGCTCGCGGCGATCGACTCGAACACCGTCAGCATATCCAGCCAGTCGCGGTAGTTCTGTGACGCCGCGGAGCCCACAAACCAGGCCGGCACCGGGCGGTTCCTGTCTTTCTCGCCGACCGCGACCAACCGA from Acidobacteriota bacterium includes:
- a CDS encoding VWA domain-containing protein; translated protein: MLRQGLLVAVLLAAALGLLVPVAAQQPTQQLPVFRSDAHFVTVDAYPLRDGKVVEGLTAADFTVEEDGQPQAIENFEFITGTEVPAEAARRDPNTVRESMLIAADARTRAFVVYLDVPHVSIEGARATRGPLVTMLNALIGENDLFAVTTPNQPPHTMAFARKLVSAEGMLTRHWAWGTRNSLVRTPAEQEIEQCFPADNQGREGWIRDGSSMRPAADVIIDRAREEQTLQHLEDFVIYLGQIREGRTSVILFTEGWRLFNDDGGLMGLTGRQRPPVCDQYLVRYANINLQSRFREIMARANRSNVTFYPVNPAGLATFDVPISQRLMGTGNIGDSVLRQNSENISNRSSSMQTLAENTDGLAVVNTNDLKAGLLRVSDQLKAYYLLGYYSSNRKFDGKARRISVKVKQPGIDVKARRGYTAPTEAERSARSAAASAPAGPTGPSPVEAALDALSRIRPSSELFVHATLGAGPTGKLTVVAEVSGPQLERGALQRGGTLDVTVTGAGGAELAKGQVGVMATSRGGVVVMDVPPGTTQANVSVMLRAVPLTFLARTDVTRDTGAVIGGPLIYRATPSSRSPLLPVAGFDFRRTERVHVDWPITGPLDRREARLLGRNGQPIAVNITLTEREVDGRLMLGLDALLAPLAPGDYVIEVTATIGTTTETRLVGIRVGS
- a CDS encoding VWA domain-containing protein translates to MFRTAVRLGLVSIVCAAVVHAPLAQQRPVFRSDAQFVIVDAYPLRDGKVVEGLTAADFAITEEGVAQAIDTFEFVAGGAAEPESARRDPNSLAESRALVADPRNRAFIVDLDIDHVSVAGAHRIRVPLVQMLNQMLSPNDLFGVTTTKHTPGTLTFGRKVVTTDDMLSRYWAWGTRDSALKDEDERGIVDCFAYKLTQQGPVERVVQDGARMRKLPDVIIERHRELKVLDHLDDLVEYAGHLREGQTSIVIVTEGWRLQPPDPALIREIEDTQGMQPPAPANVGGRLTMFDTVTEGHRGACILMGQRIAREDPRARMRELIQRANSRNVSFFPVNPAGLVVFDSPASEVVVLAPNANSSMGDDFERVTTRSDGLRTLADNTDGVAVVGNNDLRAGLRRVTEELRSFYLLGYYSTNRTFDGRVRRIRVKAGDLEVRARRSYRAPTEEERIARANPVAASGPSPVQLALDVLSGLRSADDRTFNVSRYLKADAAPVLGVPAVFRATPSPRSPIVPVTAPAFTRQERLHVEWPVHEPLTERSARLLGRNGQPLAVAVTLTERAGASGPLIVADAALGPLAPGDYVVELRVSSASGSKVALVAFRVVP
- a CDS encoding FKBP-type peptidyl-prolyl cis-trans isomerase, with translation MKFANVLLFSGLLLAAGCGDDNPLAPSLGIPFSATDITVGTGSTAATGKTVRVYYTGWLYSTTATDNKGTQFDANIAGLGYEFTIGVTSVIQGWHQGLPGMKVGGKRLLIIPPELGYGAAGSGNVIPGNATLIFEIQLLAVAG
- a CDS encoding ATP-binding cassette domain-containing protein, encoding MISVANVSMRYGSKVLFDDVTTTFSPGRRYGLTGPNGSGKSTFMKLLTGELTPQKGSVSRPPKLGVLSQDQFAYDAFRVVDTVIMGNKRLWDTLQERERLYNLPSMTDAQGMRLGELEGIVGEEDGYSAESDAAVLLQGLDIPNEVHERTMAELQGGQKVRVLLAQALFGNPQALLLDEPTNHLDLDSIHWLETFLERYDGTLIVISHDRHFLNAVCTHTADIDYQTIITYTGGYDDMVLAKMQIRSRIESENAQREKKIDQLNDFIARFSAGTRASQVASRRKEVERLQTTDLARSNIQRPYIKFTMNRPSGRVALEFEHVRKAHGSLKVIKDFSAVVTRGEKIVLVGRNGVGKTTMLKALLAEGPGQPASPDDIDSGMVRWGHEASIGYFSQDHTGAIQKGMTAVEWLHQFDPDLSRQDIHGLLGQMLFRGEEGLKPTEALSGGETARLLFCRIMLQKPNVLVFDEPTNHLDLESINALNVGLQKFEGTVLLVTHDQDLLEEVGTRVWNFANGEIEDFKGPHEEFEAVLAQR
- a CDS encoding PadR family transcriptional regulator, with product MAQTDILDRELKKGSAELLILSLVEARARHGYEISKLIESRSQGQLKFHIASLYPLLYRLEERGWITGTWLEKAGERRRRFYRLTPIGRKILVAQRATWKAFVESVARITEGEHA
- a CDS encoding ABC transporter permease gives rise to the protein MPEATPTWTADIRARLLSLALAPEREAEIVEELSLHLDERYRELVNEGLSPADARMTALADLREPDLLARYMRPLRQSSSPTPMVPGEPRRAWFGDLWRDLRYAARVLRRQPGFTTAAILTLALGIGANTAVFSVIQHVLLSPLPYSEPDRVGVIWSKWTGYDKTWVSDAEVRDYQTRASVFEAVGAWSVGQANLNGEGEPARVGGAAVTANLFDVLGVKPLLGRTFTPDEVTDAGTAAVVLSYSLWQSRYGGDPAILGRTILINGTATPVVGVMPERFRLPTDYVQDAEEPTVLWTPYLLANDNRGSHGLHAAARLKPGVTMAQANADLLNITTALRKEGLYPAGFDFSAFIVSTTDEAFATVRQPLWLVFGAVGCLLLIACANVANLLLVRAESRARELAVRSALGADRFRLVRQLLGEGLWLAVGAAVIGVGIAFAAVKVIGLSGLAGVPRAQEITLDAPVLLFSVALTMVTLLVFSLAPALRAARVDLTDALKDGSQSATTGGQRLRMRHALVVGETAMAVILLVGALLLTRSIWQLQKIDLGFNPNGVLTMRLSLPASVYDTPEKVVGFYDQLLREARATPGVSEAGLMRVLPLAALIGDWGLRVDGYTPQPGVGTPGDWQVASDGALAALGERLVEGRDLAPGDTIGTEQVALVNVAMARKYWEGRNAVGGRFKMGGNPHAPWITVVGIVDNVTHNGITTNIKPKFYRPVGQFHQSVPGGSPARNMTLIVRTAGEPMALARPLRDRIRRIDPLLPVAAIRTMDEVVGTSIATPRLTGRVLLLFAALALLLAGIGIYSVLSYVVNLRRQEIGIRLAIGAAPSQVRGQVLASGMRLTLIGVALGLLLAAAVTPFLAPLLHEVGPTDTVTFAAVAGVLLVVAAAASLVPAWRASRVDPLTALRQ